One Oncorhynchus masou masou isolate Uvic2021 chromosome 27, UVic_Omas_1.1, whole genome shotgun sequence genomic window carries:
- the LOC135516374 gene encoding carboxypeptidase Z-like, with translation MEFIRRKMKTIVFLNALATVVWCAPSLCDPEDEFLGIFCKEPEPEQPKCMDIMMNYCDDMSYTHTVFPNILGHRTREEAELGPEYLLVSVVHNLLNGECTPDIRMLGCSVLVPRCEKEKVLKPCRSTCEAVRKNCYHAFEGIEMAWPYFLDCDRFFVSDQEGCYDPLEGLRAIQEQGNTPEKPHTVIQFSYQSNAQMNSILKKTAARCPEIAMTYSIGRSVEGKDLLVIEFSNNPGVHELLEPEMKYIGNMHGNEVLGRQLLIYLAQYLCSEYLLGNRRIQTLINTTRIHILPSMNPDGYELAAAELQDTIDPENEEAQNYNSWTLGRGNAQNIDLNRNFPDLTTIVYSRRRHRRFRSNHIPIPDAYWFGKVAPETYAVMKWIRSFPFVLSANFHGGELLVSYPYDLSKHPLEQKMFSPTPDEQVFKQIARTYADAHATMSEGNSGRCENFGSIGQDGIINGAWWYSFAGGMQDFNYLHTNCFEVTVELGCDKFPAEEELYTGWKDNKEALLTFMESVHRGIKGIVKDEDGNGIKGARISVRGIRHDITTAENGDYWRLLTAGIHILTASAPGYTRAMKKIHLPARMQKAGRVDFVLQKAVVEPDMEEDYRIPSMGTYEHFDPYNQFERYTISEQNQNGEEGQEKPWWWSYFSHAHGSTPTWLLRN, from the exons ATGGAATTTATACGGAGGAAAATGAAGACTATTgtttttctgaatgcactggcGACAGTTGTTTGGTGTGCCCCTTCGCTCTGCGACCCTGAAGACGAATTTCTAG GTATCTTTTGCAaagaaccagaaccagaacaaC CCAAGTGCATGGACATCATGATGAACTATTGCGACGACATGTCCTATACCCATACCGTGTTCCCCAACATCCTGGGCCACAGGACCCGCGAGGAGGCCGAGCTGGGCCCCGAGTACCTCCTCGTCAGTGTGGTCCACAACTTGCTCAATGGAGAGTGCACCCCGGACATCCGCATGCTAGGCTGTTCAGTGCTGGTGCCTCGCTGCGAGAAGGAGAAG GTGCTGAAGCCGTGCAGGAGTACGTGCGAGGCTGTGAGGAAGAACTGTTACCACGCCTTCGAGGGCATCGAGATGGCCTGGCCATACTTCCTGGACTGTGACCGCTTCTTTGTCAGTGACCAGGAGGGCTGTTACGACCCCCTGGAGGGCTTACGAG CGATACAGGAACAAGGTAATACCCCTGAGAAGCCTCATACTGTCATCCAGTTTAGCTATCAGTCTAACGCCCAGATGAACAGCATCCTGAAGAAGACTGCAGCACGATGCCCTGAAATCGCCATGACCTACAGCATCGGCCGCAGTGTGGAGGGCAAAGACCTGCTAGTGATAGAGTTCTCAAACAACCCTGGAGTACATGAATTGC TTGAACCGGAGATGAAGTACATAGGAAACATGCATGGGAACGAGGTGCTGGGTCGTCAGCTGTTGATCTACCTGGCCCAGTACCTGTGTTCAGAGTACCTGCTGGGGAACCGGCGCATCCAGACCCTGATCAACACCACGCGTATCCACATCCTGCCCTCCATGAACCCCGACGGTTACGAGCTCGCTGCCGCCGAGCTCCAGGACACCATCGACCCTGAGAACGAGGAG GCTCAGAACTACAACAGCTGGACCCTGGGTCGAGGCAATGCCCAGAACATTGACCTGAACAGGAACTTCCCTGACCTGACTACGATCGTTTACAGCCGGCGCAGACACAGACGTTTCCGTAGCAACCACATCCCAATCCCAGACGCTTACTGGTTTGGTAAG GTAGCTCCAGAGACATACGCAGTCATGAAGTGGATCAGATCCTTTCCCTTTGTGCTCTCAGCTAACTTCCACGGAGGGGAGTTGTTGGTGTCCTACCCCTACGACCTCTCCAAACACCCACTGGAGCAGAAGATGTTCTCCCCCACGCCAGATGAACAG GTATTCAAGCAGATAGCGAGAACATATGCAGATGCCCATGCCACCATGTCAGAAGGAAACTCTGGAAGGTGTGAGAACTTTGGCAGCATCGGCCAGGACGGCATCATAAATGGAGCATGGTGGTACAGCTTTGCAGGTG GTATGCAGGACTTCAACTACCTCCACACTAACTGTTTTGAGGTGACGGTGGAGTTGGGCTGTGATAAGTTCCCAGCTGAGGAGGAGTTATACACTGGCTGGAAGGATAACAAAGAGGCTCTGCTCACATTCATGGAGTCG GTCCACCGTGGAATAAAGGGAATAGTAAAGGATGAGGACGGGAATGGAATCAAAGGGGCAAGGATATCTGTCAGAGGAATAAGGCATGACATCACCACAG CTGAAAACGGAGACTACTGGCGCTTGCTAACCGCTGGCATCCACATCCTGACTGCGTCTGCACCAGGCTACACCAGAGCCATGAAAAAGATCCACCTCCCGGCACGCATGCAGAAAGCAGGCCGGGTGGACTTTGTCCTGCAGAAGGCTGTGGTGGAGCCTGACATGGAGGAGGACTATAGAATCCCGTCCATGGGGACCTATGAGCACTTCGACCCCTACAACCAGTTTGAGCGCTACACCATTAGCGAGCAGAACCAGAACGGAGAGGAGGGGCAGGAGAAACCGTGGTGGTGGAGTTACTTTAGCCACGCCCATGGCTCCACCCCCACCTGGCTTCTCAGAAACTAG